Genomic window (Argopecten irradians isolate NY chromosome 2, Ai_NY, whole genome shotgun sequence):
ACGgggcctcgttactaatgatgatatatataagataggtcacgtctatttacataccctagtccgctaaaactgacCATAATCGCAGGCTCAAAATTCTGACTGATCGCCTGTTTTTATGgtcatacatttacatacatgtaaatagacgtgacctacttttatatacattatgtatatcgTAAGCCTATCCGTACCATACTTGTAGGTATTAAACTCGTCTCAGTCTGACAataaatgtcaatatataatcGATTATATATTTACGTTTATTGTCAGACGAGTTTAATACCTATGCAGcgatacatacaatgtaacgtgacgctaccaaaattggaacactttttggAGATAACTGTAAATTCTATCATGTGCTTGAATCCAGGGGCCGCGGTTGACATTCCACAAATACATTTTACGCATTCAAGTTCATTTTCATGTTATGTTTACCAGTTTACTTGTCAACAGTGCATAGCATGCCTAGTCCATTAGgtttgaatatacatgtagttgattaataaatgcccagacataataaaaaaaagtttgaattcataaaaagaaagtttaaacatttttcaGTTTATTCAAGTAACAAATCtgtcaaaaatattccattctgcaattgtttttcttgttttaaaatatatggatTTTTTAGGGTCGCAGagtttttcacaatttcattaatttcatttttataatacaGATAATAAGCAGGTGTCAGTTGAACACTTAAAATTCTTACTTCTAGTTTTCcgtctttgcatgttacagagttagctcccttgcgggtaggtatcgattgttacgtcataattttgtgagcggaattcacgtcattttctccaaaaagtatgatgttacgctcgcaaaaacataacgtcacaatgaatacctacccgcaagtgcagataactctataatatgcaaatcgGGAATGGCCATAATAATGTGCTTCTGATATTAATCCAACAATTTAATGTTCAATAGAATTATAGCATGACAAACATTactaatttttatatatatatgcatgaatGTGCAAACTGCTATGGCATAAACAATCAATACATTTTTACATCTATATGTAGCACCTGTCAATCtcattctgtatatatatatacattgagtTAAATCTTGATTATAAATTAACTACATCTGTGTATGACATACTTATACAGTCTACAATACATCATTTTTTTGTAGGACCATAAGTATGGAGTGTGAGAAGAATATGGAGGTAGATAAGATTGAACGTCTGCGGGAGCGGATCCTCCAGTGCCCTATCTGTATGGACGAGTTTCAGGACCCTCGTATTCTGCCCTGTCACCATTCTGTGTGCCTGAACTGTCTGCTGGACTATGTCAGACACTCGTCGTCTTCAGGCCGACTTTTTAGGTGTCCCCAATGTAGGTAGGTATATATCCTTACAAGCAAGCAGTCAGTAtttctatacatgtacctatgtATATGCATACAAATTACAGGTATTAAACTGGACAAAGAAAGAAGacaatcaatttgaaaaaaacaaacaatttaacCCATTTCCTTGTTCATGTAGATCTAATAACTTAATGACCTGGTCATCCTGAAAGACAAAATACTGGTATTGACTGCCTGTTTTTGTGCTGTATAAGAGGCTTACAAGCAGCCCAGCAGTATACACTAAGCTGACCTTTTGTGATTGGTTTCTATTTTATGTTTGATTGTGTTACAGGAGTGATGTCTGTGTACCTAGAGGAGGAGTTAGAGACTTCCCGCCCAATTTCTACATCAACTGTATCCAGGACGAGATCGGTGCTAGGCCATACTttggtgtgtgtgatgtgtgtcgTCGAGACTGGCTAGTCTCACAGTACCGCTGTATcaactgtgaccttgacatttgtAAATTTTGCATCCACGAACACCGTCTGTTCAGCCATGCAATAGAAGAGGAAGCAAACATCATGAAGATAGAGACAGGTAACATTGGAGCTTTGCTGTCATCGCAGCGCACATGTACATCACACGAGGGTGAGACTCTACACATGTTTTGTGCGACATGCAACACACTCGTGTGTATGGCTTGTGTTTGTGAGGACCACAAGACACACAGTACCCAACCTCTTGGACGTAAACTAAGCCAGGCCCAAGGAGAGCTTCAAACAGAGCTTGATCAAGTCGGTTTGGAGTTAGCTAGTGTAGACAGGGCAATGGGGGAGGTTAATGACCTTAGGACCAGGATTCTGCAAGACCGAGAGGCCTGTGTACGGGCATTGCGTGCTCAGGCTCGCGCCCTCACACTTCAGATTGATGCCCAGGCAGAGGACTTGATCAACAATATCACAGAGGATGGAAGTGTAACAGACCTAGAAAGATTTTCCACTAAACTGTCCAGCTATAGGGACCAACTTCAGCGTGGCACCAAATTCCTGGAAAACCTTGAAGAGGGTGACATTAGTTTGGAACTCATTGATACCTACCGTCGATATCAGAGCAGTATGACGGAGTGTAAGAAGAGTCTGGCGGGTCAAACTCTCAAACATCATCATCCTTCATTCTCACCAGGACTACTACGCAAAGCTGGGCAATACAGATTCTTTCACTTTGGACGTCTAAAAAATAAAGGTGAGCAGACAACATTTCTTCCTTTCCTGCCCAGGAAAGGACGTTTGGGACGTATGATGAATAATATTGAACACAGACAAAAATATGTTACTTTAACACAGTGTTGGCGAGTACTGGTTGCTGTAATGACAGTGGTGATGGTTATGACACTGGTTGACCTGTCACTAAAACTCTATTCATCCCCTGGTACATTTACGCAGACTTTCGTAGGCTTTACTTTTGTCCTGTATGTAAGTGTAGCTGCAGTGTGTGCCTATCTAAAGGCATGAAACCCAGATGAAAAGGCTGCTGGTTGGCCTGGTTTATAATCTAATACTATAATTGTAAAAACTGTGACAGCTCCTGTTAACATTTCGGCATGTTAGTTTCTGACATGGTTAGAGTTGACAATTCTTATTTACTGGATTCACTTCCCTTCCTCCTTCAATACTGAAGTGAAACAAAGGACTGACTGAGTGAAACGAGGGGAAGATTATATTAAACTCTGGTAGGTCAGAATGGAGTTGACCAACTATAGACTGGAGCTGTGTACAGTGTGAATGTAAAGCCTGATTGGTACAgtgtatttgttttatgtgtCCTGCGTTTTCAGCGCTGTGCTAATGATTTGCACCAATCTGCAATATTTGTAAAGTAATCATAAATTGGACTAATTAGTAATTTCCATAGATGTTGCTTTCTGTTTCGAAATGTTCGGTCACATGAAATGGATAATGTCATGAAATATCCAAATACTTTCAGATAATTAAGTTACAGTAGTACACTTCATATGGTAATCTGATGAATAGTATTACTAAATTATTAGATTTGAATTATAAAGAGTGCAGATCGACAAAAAATTGACTGTTAAGTTTACGAAGTGCAATGAAATCTTAATCTGTgtaaacacatatataaaacTATGTATATGAGCTATGTaacttttgaaatattacatGGATTAAATGTAATTACATGCAATTCTTTTGTGATAAACTTCAGTTATTTACAGCTGTGGttgaaattgatacaaatgatttgtattttattaatgCATGGAGAAATATCAAGATGTGATATCACAATTTGTTATTAGTGTATTTCAGAAAGCAGCattagatatgtaaatgtaacgTGTGCATACACAATGCAAGTCTTCCAGATCTGAGTTAGTGTATGagaaatacatatgtacatgtacatgaatgaatgtaatatatca
Coding sequences:
- the LOC138314591 gene encoding E3 ubiquitin-protein ligase TRIM56-like; this translates as MALLEAHYHSTISMECEKNMEVDKIERLRERILQCPICMDEFQDPRILPCHHSVCLNCLLDYVRHSSSSGRLFRCPQCRSDVCVPRGGVRDFPPNFYINCIQDEIGARPYFGVCDVCRRDWLVSQYRCINCDLDICKFCIHEHRLFSHAIEEEANIMKIETGNIGALLSSQRTCTSHEGETLHMFCATCNTLVCMACVCEDHKTHSTQPLGRKLSQAQGELQTELDQVGLELASVDRAMGEVNDLRTRILQDREACVRALRAQARALTLQIDAQAEDLINNITEDGSVTDLERFSTKLSSYRDQLQRGTKFLENLEEGDISLELIDTYRRYQSSMTECKKSLAGQTLKHHHPSFSPGLLRKAGQYRFFHFGRLKNKGEQTTFLPFLPRKGRLGRMMNNIEHRQKYVTLTQCWRVLVAVMTVVMVMTLVDLSLKLYSSPGTFTQTFVGFTFVLYVSVAAVCAYLKA